A single genomic interval of Phaeodactylum tricornutum CCAP 1055/1 chromosome 5, whole genome shotgun sequence harbors:
- a CDS encoding predicted protein, which yields SSVPTVAPSGTPSSIISNQPSSAPSMLPASVPTMLPSGTPNGAPVVAPSQNPGILPSLPPSQNPSKAP from the coding sequence AGTTCTGTACCTACTGTAGCGCCGTCCGGGACCCCCTCATCTATTATATCAAACCAGCCAAGCTCTGCACCTTCCATGCTTCCTGCTAGTGTTCCAACTATGCTACCGTCGGGTACGCCCAACGGAGCGCCAGTTGTGGCACCGTCCCAAAATCCCGGTATTCTCCCTTCCCTTCCTCCCTCTCAAAATCCCAGCAAGGCACCT
- a CDS encoding predicted protein: MIGSNGDVEIGTLAGETWIGNLSLPRESFSSHRSFKIVNIFMLFVFALVYDFIGFFYIERTREWTHNEICRPHAKRCGQDYFIAVLFRETVSGLYSRFSYGLGLLITDIPYHILNTFLIWVFFYFLVDFRMDGESMGYFLIVLFLANRVIRAMPDGWVWANLFHHVLQGLVTNEISGKLYSFDLGLDLKPPLLNATNVVVFDRGIDPSDSIPRQVSSLLTLTILAGGGINPSSSIGLLPWVQCNIVNEFSSLDVESIGQRFPSNVGMDTRQNPFGVTATGVPDGFNEDQLIRLLNADQLEPTICLLQAVLPTVERLFGVVAFVLDIFQSGLAIPGDLILFFFGWAGSKAEEGIVAPWKWHYCLTAVAVFWGN, translated from the exons ATGATCGGAAGCAACGGCGATGTTGAAATTGGAACTCTGGCTGGAGAAACGTGGATTGGGAATTTGTCATTGCCGAGAGAGAGCTTTAGTAGTCATCGTTCCTTCAAGATTGTTAATATTTTTATGCTGTTTGTCTTCGCGCTTGTATACGATTTTATCGGCTTTTTCTACATCGAACGCACGCGAGAATGGACTCACAACGAAATTTGTCGGCCCCACGCCAAA CGGTGCGGGCAAGACTACTTTATTGCCGTCTTGTTCAGAGAGACAGTATCGGGCTTGTATTCGAGGTTTTCATACGGACTAGGTCTATTGATTACCGATATTCCTTATCATATACTGAACACATTTCTTATTTGGGTCTTCTTTTATTTCTTGGTCGACTTTCGAATGGATGGAGAAAGTATGGGGTACTTCTTGATAGTGCTCTTTCTGGCAAATAGGGTCA TAAGAGCGATGCCAGATGGTTGGGTATGGGCGAATCTGTTTCATCACGTCCTACAAGGACTGGTCACAAACGAAATTTCGGGCAAGCTGTACTCCTTTGATCTAGGATTGGATTTGAAGCCACCACTTCTGAATGCCACGAACGTGGTTGTATTTGATCGCGGCATTGATCCTAGCGACTCGATTCCTCGTCAAGTCTCTAGCCTCTTGACTCTCACAATTCTGGCTGGCGGCGGAATTAATCCGTCATCGTCAATCGGCCTACTACCCTGGGTGCAATGCAATATCGTGAACGAAT TTTCGAGCCTGGATGTGGAATCCATTGGGCAACGTTTCCCTTCTAACGTCGGGATGGACACCAGGCAAAACCCATTTGGCGTAACGGCTACTGGAGTTCCGGACGGTTTTAATGAGGATCAATTGATTCGTCTTCTAAATGCAGATCAGTTAGAACCGACAATTTGCTTGCTACAGGCCGTGCTACCCACCG TTGAGCGGCTTTTCGGTGTTGTGGCTTTTGTCCTCGACATTTTCCAGAGCGGCCTGGCCATCCCTGGGGATCTGATTttgttcttctttggatGGGCCGGGTCTAAGGCAGAGGAGGGCATTGTTGCTCCTTGGAAATGGCACTACTGCTTGACTGCAGTTGCGGTGTTTTGGGGCAATTGA
- a CDS encoding small multidrug resistance protein (Members of this family which have been characterized, belong to the small multidrug resistance (Smr) protein family and are integral membrane proteins. They confer resistance to a wide range of toxic compounds by removing them for the cells. The efflux is coupled to an influx of protons.): MSGTIGRRTMIRVGSFVPVMLWSIVLVHPSHLLAEADRGRASTLYYPLDNLRIDSVRSSEYQLRTGTMFRRWGKTVGTITDDAWHLAVPLVSSPAKHVIAVRGGGYNLANLVDWLSSTKLRCWLVLLASITIESFATSLSKVARDSSSLQVFLGACTLYLSSMCGFAICLAKIEVGIAYAAWAALGTAFVTASGILFFQEDCDAVKVSCLFMILAGVVGLNLRDSH, encoded by the exons ATGTCTGGCACAATTGGGCGGCGGACAATGATCCGAGTAGGGTCGTTCGTCCCGGTAATGTTGTGGAGCATCGTTCTGGTCCATCCCTCTCACTTGCTGGCCGAAGCCGATCGCGGTAGAGCCTCTACACTCTACTATCCACTCGACAATTTACGAATTGACTCGGTCCGGTCATCGGAATACCAATTGCGCACCGGAACCATGTTTCGTCGTTGGGGAAAGACAGTGGGGACAATCACGGACGATGCCTGGCACCTTGCGGTGCCCTTGGTGTCATCGCCCGCCAAGCATGTCATCGCGGTACGGGGCGGCGGCTACAACCTGGCCAACCTTGTTGACTGGCTCAGTTCCACCAAATTAAGATGTTGGCTTGTGCTATTGGCCAGCATCACAATCGAAAGTTTCGCAACCTCGCTCTCGAAAGTAGCCAGAGATTCCTCGTCTCTGCAGGTATTCCTGGGAGCGTGCACGCTCTACTTGTCCAG CATGTGCGGGTTTGCCATTTGCTTGGCAAAAATCGAAGTCGGCATCGCCTATGCGGCCTGGGCGGCATTGGGAACCGCCTTTGTGACGGCGTCGGGAATTCTGTTCTTTCAAGAAGACTGCGACGCAGTCAAAGTCTCGTGCCTTTTCATGATCCTGGCGGGGGTGGTGGGTCTGAATCTTCGGGACTCTCATTGA
- a CDS encoding predicted protein produces MKSFIQYFQRGRNDASPNRCLTIGVLQVLLWVLAAPPEVLSFPVTPCVPNTHSQHNPTRPGVRLHQSSLVPEENPYADASVASLSGVRYSDVLSGLDRLFPPTDLDSRNALSRTDGYWPYIQNGKDPPLQLTYGEFDFYFFASLLDKAHSLFYQDSDRPVPSDWSGMTFVDVGSGTGRLVLAAAALHPSFRECRGVELLPGIHEKALATLADCPVDDEGRAQLRTMSREESGPLHTIPMAPVSFACGSFESPYVYIGDADIVFVFSSCMGHGLLDGLAQSIGRSCKPGTLVITTDYMLPLEADIAAVEDDDRVPSGRYRLELVETVEGWCWLTGGASTAYIHRVKESLWREDQGPLAERELSLEDRAFRVARAMEKGELGDPQAFARGIHNNMVFHGIPERFYPRLDT; encoded by the coding sequence ATGAAGAGTTTTATTCAATACTTCCAACGCGGTCGAAATGACGCCTCGCCGAACAGATGCTTGACGATAGGGGTCCTGCAAGTCTTACTCTGGGTGTTGGCAGCGCCTCCGGAGGTCCTATCGTTTCCGGTGACTCCTTGCGTGCCcaatactcacagtcagcacaATCCAACACGACCAGGTGTGCGTCTCCATCAATCATCGCTCGTGCCGGAAGAGAATCCGTACGCGGACGCCAGTGTCGCCTCCTTGTCGGGGGTTCGATATTCTGACGTCCTGTCCGGTCTCGATCGGCTCTTTCCGCCGACGGATTTGGATAGTCGTAACGCTCTCAGTCGTACCGACGGCTACTGGCCCTACATTCAGAACGGCAAGGACCCACCATTGCAGCTCACCTACGGCGAATTCGATTTTTACTTTTTCGCGTCTCTCCTGGACAAGGCACACAGCCTTTTTTACCAAGATTCCGATCGTCCGGTGCCGTCGGATTGGTCGGGTATGACCTTTGTCGACGTTGGCAGCGGGACGGGTCGGTTGGTCctggcagcagcagcattGCATCCGTCCTTTCGAGAATGCCGGGGCGTGGAATTATTGCCCGGTATACACGAAAAGGCGCTTGCAACGTTGGCGGACTGTCCCGTCGACGACGAGGGAAGGGCACAGCTGCGGACGATGTCCCGGGAAGAATCTGGTCCATTACATACTATCCCCATGGCGCCAGTCTCCTTCGCTTGTGGCTCCTTCGAAAGTCCCTACGTCTACATTGGGGACGCCGATATTGTCTTTGTTTTTTCGAGTTGCATGGGGCACGGACTCCTGGACGGATTGGCCCAATCGATCGGCCGATCCTGCAAACCCGGCACCTTGGTTATTACTACCGATTACATGTTACCTTTAGAAGCGGACATTGCCGCTGTGGAGGATGATGATCGCGTTCCGTCGGGTCGGTACCGCCTTGAACTGGTCGAAACGGTCGAGGGTTGGTGCTGGCTCACCGGAGGTGCATCGACCGCCTATATACACCGCGTGAAAGAGTCACTGTGGCGGGAAGACCAGGGTCCGCTTGCGGAACGGGAACTTTCGCTGGAAGACCGGGCCTTTCGAGTCGCGCGGGCCATGGAAAAGGGGGAGCTTGGTGATCCCCAAGCGTTCGCCCGCGGTATACACAACAATATGGTGTTCCACGGAATTCCGGAACGATTCTACCCGCGGTTGGACACGTAG
- a CDS encoding predicted protein, whose product MGTSGSSTARIHICGNCGSEFVKWMGRCPTCREWNTLQEHAVRREPASASRPVFGTNISSSGARPASWLDGIPGSLGSNAPVRITDLVSSDDGSTNTLSRLHSSQRVTIPNDDELNVVLGGGIMPGSLNLIGGDPGVGKSTLMLQIAGAVASLAIPTPGIGMGLPDSNNTRTKSSTDGTGGPVWYVSGEENPDQIASRASRLGILQSELWLLGETHVDTLCQQVVVHAPALIVIDSIQTMVCDSGGSSSAGGITQVRECVALLLRLAKSTRIPIFLVGHVTKNGDVAGPRTVEHMVDCVLYLEGSAHNDGLNLRMLRASKNRFGSSDEVGVYEMTAGRLLPVSDPSSLFLAHRVTQEDAEGCAIAIALEGMRAMTVEVQALATPSGSTTGYGRRTVEGIAMSRLNLLIGVLQKRCGVFMFKQDVYINVAGRIRLDRGEGNAVDLGVAVALVSSLATIAVRSDTAFVGEVGLLGELRSVAALPKRLAEARRMGFSRVITPR is encoded by the exons ATGGGCACGTCGGGGTCCTCTACCGCTCGTATTCACATTTGCGGAAATTGCGGCAGTGAATTCGTCAAATGGATGGGGCGTTGCCCGACCTGTCGCGAGTGGAATACGTTGCAAGAGCACGCGGTCCGGAGAGAACCAGCCTCTGCGTCAAGGCCAGTTTTTGGCACAAATATTTCATCTAGTGGCGCACGACCGGCATCTTGGTTAGATGGTATCCCGGGTAGTCTGGGATCGAATGCCCCCGTTCGCATCACTGATTTGGTCTCGTCGGACGATGGGTCCACGAATACTCTTTCACGTCTACACTCCTCCCAACGAGTTACGATTCCTAATGACGACGAACTGAACGTGGTACTGGGTGGAGGTATTATGCCCGGATCGCTCAATCTCATTGGGGGCGATCCCGGGGTTGGAAAGTCGACTCTTATGCTCCAAATCGCTGGAGCCGTGGCGAGCCTCGCCATCCCTACTCCCGGCATTGGCATGGGCCTGCCCGACTCCAACAATACCCGTACGAAAAGTTCGACCGACGGGACGGGTGGACCCGTCTGGTACGTGTCAGGGGAAGAAAATCCCGACCAAATCGCTTCTCGTGCAAGTCGTTTGGGAATTTTGCAATCCGAACTATGGTTGCTAGGAGAAACGCACGTCGATACCCTTTGCCAACAGGTTGTTGTGCAC GCTCCCGCTCTGATTGTAATTGACTCGATCCAAACCATGGTCTGTGACTCCGGTGGCTCGTCGTCGGCGGGAGGCATTACGCAGGTCCGGGAATGCGTCGCGCTGTTGCTAAGATTGGCCAAATCAACTCGTATCCCCATCTTTTTGGTAGGTCACGTTACCAAGAACGGTGACGTTGCCGGTCCCCGGACTGTCGAACACATGGTTGATTGCGTACTATACTTGGAAGGGAGTGCGCATAACGACGGATTGAATTTGCGCATGCTGCGGGCGAGCAAGAATCGGTTTGGCTCGTCCGACGAAGTCGGCGTCTATGAAATGACGGCGGGACGTTTGTTGCCCGTCTCGGATCCGTCGTCGCTCTTTTTGGCGCACCGCGTAACGCAAGAAGATGCGGAAGGATGCGCGATTGCCATTGCACTGGAAGGGATGCGCGCCATGACTGTGGAAGTACAAGCCTTGGCAACACCGTCGGGAAGTACTACTGGCTATGGTCGTCGGACGGTGGAAGGAATCGCCATGTCGAGACTAAACTTATTGATTGGTGTCCTGCAGAAACGCTGTGGTGTATTCATGTTCAAACAAGACGTATACATTAACGTGGCCGGGCGCATACGTCTTGATCGAGGTGAAGGCAACGCAGTAGATCTGGGCGTAGCCGTGGCGTTGGTTAGTAGCTTGGCAACGATTGCGGTGCGGTCGGATACGGCGTTTGTGGGGGAAGTGGGACTCCTGGGTGAACTGAGATCTGTAGCAGCGCTGCCAAAACGCTTGGCCGAAGCACGCCGCATGGGCTTTTCTCGCGTCATTACACCTCGA
- a CDS encoding predicted protein, with protein sequence MTDNEYDKAEENEPVTMEEPGAITQPNARNPRRLHSAQSSGMESSVLRFNLNFTVGSKGKQKAILSDVAATVKWGHVLAIMGPSGAGKSVLISALTLDALFGRTEGRVTLNGVPLTDKIFKSHCYTVVQLDQHWPYLTCRETLRYAAELYDVAAKEDIDAVVDEIVQKMGLDVCVDTRNARLSGGQRRRLSLGIALLKQPTLLFLDEPTTGLDAASAENIMQEIVRVAKEENLIILCTIHQPSTKVYQGFDEVMVLSKGREAYTGNVKESVPYFESIGYPLPPQTNPAEHFLDMVNADFSDDAEVDRILDTWQEKRPGAGSSHHKKGFGGVDNDDEGQEGVADVKRALLRKEISIMFSRHLKLMMRDPVLYSGRAVIFFVVTLLFSLVYLNARDYSQDQALNKMWIVLWLVSVPSNMGVVAVYALNEEFKSILRESKNGMASPLSYALAKTVLVIPIMFVFALFALVIASFVVIDMPWDTFGVAIIIYAATMYVFECVAECLSVWFENPILGMLQFMNFWFGSFLFAGFLISKDDLFWPFTLFYYIMPYAYYLRSSMYNYLKDTTFDSCEPGTSAGVCVQSTSGSDVLGGINLVYNVVENEDTISADIATLIGIAIFYKILYIIGVVYKSSRVTTIHEAAK encoded by the exons ATGACTGATAACGAATACGACAAAGCCGAGGAGAACGAGCCTGTGACGATGGAGGAGCCGGGAGCGATTACGCAACCGAACGCGAGAAATCCCCGGAGACTGCACTCGGCGCAGTCTAGCGGGATGGAATCGTCAGTCTTGCGCTTCAATCTCAATTTCACGGTAGGAAGTAAAGGGAAGCAGAAGGCTATTCTCTCCGACGTGGCCGCGACGGTCAAGTGGGGAC ACGTATTGGCGATTATGGGGCCTAGTGGAGCCGGAAAAAGTGTATTGATTTCGGCATTGACACTGGACGCCCTCTTTGGTCGGACTGAAGGAAGGGTTACACTCAATGGCGTGCCTTTGACGGACAAGATTTTCAAGTCGCACTGTTACACCGTCGTGCAGCTCGACCAACACTGGCCCTACCTGACCTGTCGCGAAACCCTGCGCTACGCGGCGGAGCTCTACGACGTGGCCGCCAAGGAAGACATTGACGCCGTCGTGGACGAAATTGTCCAGAAAATGGGTCTCGACGTGTGCGTCGACACAAGAAACGCTCGTTTGAGCGGTGGTCAGCGTCGGCGTCTTTCGCTCGGTATCGCGCTCCTCAAGCAGCCCACGTTGCTCTTCCTCGACGAACCGACCACTGGTTTGGACGCAGCCTCGGCGGAAAATATTATGCAAGAAATCGTCCGGGTGGCTAAAGAAGAGAATTTGATTATTCTCTGTACCATCCATCAGCCATCGACCAAG GTCTACCAAGGTTTCGACGAAGTCATGGTATTGTCGAAAGGCCGTGAGGCTTACACCGGGAACGTCAAAGAATCCGTTCCGTATTTCGAAAGCATCGGCTACCCGCTTCCTCCGCAAACAAATCCTGCCG AACACTTTCTCGATATGGTGAATGCTGACTTCTCGGACGACGCTGAAGTTGACCGCATTTTGGACACTTGGCAAGAAAAGCGTCCAGGCGCGGGCTCTTCGCATCACAAAAAGGGATTCGGTGGAGTCGACAACGATGATGAGGGTCAAGAGGGCGTTGCCGACGTCAAGCGCGCTCTCTTGCGCAAGGAAATTAGTATCATGTTCAGTCGGCATTTGAAACTCATGATGCGGGATCCTGTCCTGTATTCGGGCCGAGCGGTGATATTCTTTGTAGTTACTTTGCTTTTTTCACTGGTATACTTGAACGCTCGAGACTATTCTCAGGATCAGGCTTTGAACAAAATGTGGATCGTACTTTGGCTGGTCTCGGTCCCAAGCAACATGGGTGTCGTAGCCGTGTACGCTCTGAACGAAGAGTTCAAATCGATTCTTCGCGAGTCCAAGAACGGAATGGCGAGTCCTCTGAGTTACGCCCTCGCTAAAACGGTTCTAGTGATTCCCATCATGTTTGTTTTTGCTTTATTCGCTCTGGTAATTGCGTCATTCGTCGTAATCGACATGCCTTGGGACACATTCGGCGTTGCCATCATCATCTACGCTGCCACCATGTACGTCTTTGAATGTGTCGCGGAATGCCTGTCAGTATGGTTTGAAAATCCGATCCTTGGAATGCTCCAGTTTATGAACTTTTGGTTTGGATCCTTTCTGTTTGCCGGGTTCTTGATCTCCAAGGATGATCTTTTCTGGCCCTTTACTTTGTTCTACTATATCATGCCCTACGCCTACTATCTCCGAAGTTCCATGTATAACTACCTGAAGGATACGACTTTTGACTCGTGTGAGCCCGGCACGAGTGCAGGCGTGTGCGTCCAGTCTACGAGCGGAAGCGATGTACTGGGTGGGATCAACTTG GTATACAATGTCGTTGAGAATGAGGACACGATTAGTGCGGACATTGCTACCCTGATCGGTATTGCAATCTTCTATAAAATCCTGTATATTATTGGAGTAGTCTACAAGTCGAGCCGTGTGACGACAATCCACGAGGCGGCGAAGTAA
- a CDS encoding predicted protein, with amino-acid sequence MVSVKEAPLQAELTHGPDLRKEPVPFPITKSVEDVDFLHAQQAFTLSFENLTVQVPEVKGNCFNCLDNPVGFGIQEYLGTPLQQRDGYYAVQILSGIIGPGKLGLFLGSNKASMSTLIRALCGRFNQRDDLYGTVLLNGMPMGEANQGWRRLSPYGRIRTMDHIQSRVESILSTLGLSHVAQTVVGDENLRGVFGGQKRLVTVRDMLTDPNTRYLCLEQITDGLSSTDSLSLVESLKKGCVQRNISGIVSLQQPSDEIIHLFDKLLVLSENGEQVYFGSIDRDALKAICLEDNRRDSDSICDLVLRSNASESLIKKAMTLHRFQQSAAYKILVSELAETKSLGSLALNRDVNTLLPHKNTRPQVGTRFVFSWPPPAEAYFYS; translated from the exons ATGGTCTCCGTCAAGGAAGCACCCCTCCAAGCGGAGTTGACTCACGGACCGGATTTAAGAAAAGAGCCAGTGCCTTTTCCAATTACAAAATCGGTTGAGGATGTCGATTTTCTCCATGCGCAGCAAGCTTTCACTCTCTCGTTTGAAAACTTGACGGTTCAAGTCCCCGAAGTCAAGGGCAACTGCTTCAATTGCCTCGACAATCCGGTTGGTTTCGGAATTCAAGAATACCTTGGTACGCCCTTACAGCAAAGGGACGGCTATTACGCTGTCCAAATCTTATCGGGTATTATTGGCCCCGGGAAGCTTGGTCTCTTTCTTGGGTCGAACAAAGCGTCCATGTCTACACTCATTCGCGCGCTCTGTGGTCGTTTTAACCAACGAGACGATCTCTACGGCACAGTCTTACTCAACGGCATGCCCATGGGAGAGGCCAACCAAGGATGGCGACGCTTGTCACCGTAC GGACGGATTCGAACTATGGATCATATTCAATCCCGCGTCGAATCCATTCTGTCGACGTTGGGCCTGTCCCATGTGGCGCAGACTGTGGTAGGAGACGAAAACTTGCGCGGCGTTTTTGGGGGCCAAAAGCGACTCGTGACAGTGAGGGATATGTTGACGGATCCCAACACGCGATATCTCTGTTTGGAACAAATCACCGATGGATTGTCGTCCACAGACTCTCTTTCGTTAGTCGAGTCACTCAAAAAGGGCTGTGTTCAGCGTAATATCTCGGGAATTGTTTCTTTGCAACAGCCATCAGACGAAATAATTCACTTGTTTGACAAGCTTTTAGTATTGAGTGAGAATGGAGAACAGGTCTACTTTGGTTCCATCGATCGCGATGCTTTGAAAGCGATTTGTTTGGAAGACAACCGAAGAGATTCGGACTCTATTTGCGACTTGGTGCTCCGCTCGAATGCAAGCGAATCTTTGATTAAAAAAGCTATGACTTTGCATCGTTTCCAACAATCTGCCGCGTACAAGATCTTGGTTAGCGAACTGGCTGAAACGAAAAGTCTAGGATCCTTAGCCCTCAATCGTGACGTCAACACACTATTGCCGCACAAAAACACTCGACCTCAAGTTGGTACCAGGTTCGTATTCTCATGGCCCCCGCCGGCAGAAGCTTATTTTTATTCGTAA